The following are from one region of the Deltaproteobacteria bacterium genome:
- a CDS encoding NADH:flavin oxidoreductase, which yields MYKNLFSRIIVGNLTLKNRLTMAPLYLGYAGEGGTVSDRLLEHYRLMAGSGVAMVVVENATVDHPVGSGSSRTLRADTDNNLDGLKQLASTIKQEGALACLQINHAGRFAYATQEPVAPSAVSTFGRMPRALENAEIDHIIDQYAHAAARIKSAGFDMVELHGGTGYLLAQFLSPRTNKRSDTYGGDLENRGRFAMGVLSRVKEAVDPFPVGYRFLADEWLPDGLHLEESVRFAGRLAQAGIAYISVMGGTYESFFLPDIVEKSKRKGYMLDLAAEVRAKVNVPVIAAGRLATGALADQAISEGKTDLVGLARVLWADPEWPKKVREGRDADIIHCNPDCGDACTQMVMKGRPALCVAWPAEKTKRWKAKIG from the coding sequence ATGTACAAAAATTTGTTTTCCCGAATAATCGTAGGGAACCTGACCTTGAAAAACCGTCTAACCATGGCGCCTCTCTACCTCGGTTATGCCGGTGAAGGCGGTACGGTCAGCGATAGGCTGCTGGAGCATTACCGGCTGATGGCCGGCAGCGGCGTGGCCATGGTCGTGGTTGAAAATGCGACGGTGGATCATCCCGTCGGCAGCGGTTCCAGCCGGACCCTGCGGGCTGACACCGACAACAATCTGGACGGATTGAAGCAGCTTGCCTCAACCATTAAACAAGAGGGCGCCCTGGCCTGCCTGCAGATCAACCACGCTGGGCGCTTCGCCTACGCCACTCAAGAGCCGGTGGCGCCATCCGCGGTAAGTACCTTCGGCCGGATGCCCAGAGCATTGGAGAATGCAGAGATCGATCATATCATTGACCAATATGCCCATGCCGCGGCCAGGATAAAGAGTGCGGGATTCGACATGGTGGAACTGCATGGCGGCACCGGCTATCTTCTGGCTCAATTTCTCTCTCCGCGGACCAACAAACGCAGCGATACATACGGGGGCGATCTTGAAAATCGCGGGCGATTTGCCATGGGGGTCTTGTCGCGGGTCAAAGAGGCGGTAGATCCCTTTCCGGTCGGGTATCGGTTTCTAGCCGACGAATGGCTTCCAGACGGTTTGCACCTGGAAGAGTCGGTTCGGTTCGCCGGCCGTCTGGCTCAAGCCGGCATTGCCTACATTTCCGTCATGGGCGGCACGTATGAATCCTTCTTCCTGCCCGACATTGTGGAAAAATCCAAACGGAAAGGCTACATGCTCGATCTGGCCGCGGAGGTTCGCGCAAAGGTAAACGTGCCGGTCATCGCCGCCGGTCGCTTGGCTACCGGGGCCTTGGCAGACCAGGCGATTTCAGAGGGGAAGACCGACCTCGTCGGGCTGGCGAGAGTGCTTTGGGCGGATCCGGAATGGCCGAAAAAGGTCCGTGAGGGGCGGGACGCCGACATTATCCACTGCAACCCCGATTGCGGCGACGCCTGCACGCAGATGGTCATGAAAGGGCGGCCTGCGCTTTGCGTGGCTTGGCCTGCGGAGAAGACGAAGAGATGGAAGGCGAAAATCGGTTGA
- the mpl gene encoding UDP-N-acetylmuramate:L-alanyl-gamma-D-glutamyl-meso-diaminopimelate ligase gives MNDVFTETDLNRPPETLRKVHVMGVCGTAMAALAGMLKEVGLEVTGSDQAAYPPMSLFLEKLGITVRSGYGAENLDPDLDLAIVGNVIRRDNPEAVEMRRRGLPFLSLPQALSRFFIRDKRSIVVTGTHGKTTTSAMAAWMLEHAGLHPGFMIGGISSDFGSNYQVGKGDFFVTEGDEYDTAYFDKGPKFLHYKPELLIVNNIEFDHADIYRDLDHIKSNFRLLLNLLPEQGLLIANHQDPAVRSLFPYAKSRIETFSMGGEGNWAAEVSGFDNGFMAFDVRRDGARYGRFHLPMVGEHNVRNALAVLALGHAIGLDPETMKEALRTFKGVRRRQEIRGIKKGVIVMDDFAHHPTEVRETVRAVRSAYPERRLVSVFEPRTNTSRRDVFQAIYPQSFEGSDLILIREPPDLKKVVEGERFSSRRLVEDLKTNGKQAYYFPDTDAILEYLRETCREGDLVLIMSNGGFDGIHGRLLELL, from the coding sequence ATGAACGACGTTTTCACTGAAACGGACCTGAACCGGCCGCCGGAAACGCTTCGAAAGGTCCATGTGATGGGCGTTTGCGGAACCGCCATGGCGGCCCTGGCCGGCATGCTCAAGGAAGTGGGATTGGAGGTCACGGGATCGGACCAGGCGGCCTACCCTCCCATGAGCCTGTTTCTCGAGAAGCTGGGCATTACCGTCAGGAGCGGCTATGGAGCGGAAAATCTGGATCCCGACCTGGACCTGGCGATCGTGGGCAACGTCATCCGGCGCGACAATCCCGAGGCCGTGGAGATGCGCAGGCGGGGCCTGCCGTTTCTTTCCCTGCCCCAGGCCCTATCCCGTTTCTTCATCCGGGACAAACGCTCCATCGTGGTGACCGGAACCCACGGCAAGACCACCACGTCCGCCATGGCCGCGTGGATGCTCGAACACGCCGGTCTCCATCCGGGCTTTATGATCGGAGGTATTTCGTCAGATTTCGGAAGCAATTATCAGGTGGGAAAAGGGGATTTCTTTGTCACCGAGGGAGACGAATACGACACGGCCTACTTCGACAAGGGACCCAAGTTCCTGCATTATAAGCCCGAGCTGCTGATCGTCAACAATATCGAGTTCGACCACGCGGATATCTACCGGGACCTGGATCACATCAAGAGCAATTTCCGCCTGCTGTTGAACCTGCTTCCGGAGCAGGGGTTGCTCATCGCCAACCATCAGGACCCCGCTGTTCGGAGTCTTTTTCCCTATGCGAAATCGCGGATCGAAACCTTCTCCATGGGAGGGGAGGGAAATTGGGCAGCCGAGGTTTCGGGGTTCGACAACGGGTTCATGGCGTTCGATGTGCGGCGCGACGGCGCTCGATACGGGCGGTTTCACCTGCCCATGGTGGGGGAGCACAATGTTCGCAACGCCCTGGCCGTGCTGGCTTTGGGACATGCTATAGGACTGGATCCGGAAACCATGAAAGAGGCCCTTCGCACGTTCAAGGGAGTGCGAAGACGACAAGAAATTCGCGGTATCAAGAAGGGCGTGATCGTGATGGACGACTTTGCCCATCATCCCACGGAAGTGCGGGAGACCGTGCGTGCGGTCCGGTCCGCCTATCCCGAGCGACGGCTCGTGTCCGTGTTCGAGCCCCGAACGAACACCAGCCGCCGGGACGTGTTCCAGGCGATCTACCCGCAGTCCTTCGAAGGCTCGGATCTCATCCTCATCCGGGAGCCGCCGGATTTGAAAAAGGTGGTCGAAGGCGAGCGGTTTTCGTCACGCCGGCTGGTGGAAGACTTGAAAACCAACGGCAAACAGGCTTACTACTTCCCGGACACGGACGCGATCCTGGAGTACCTGCGGGAAACCTGCAGGGAAGGAGACCTGGTGCTGATCATGTCCAACGGGGGGTTTGACGGGATTCACGGCAGGTTGTTGGAACTGCTATGA